A genomic segment from Aquila chrysaetos chrysaetos chromosome 11, bAquChr1.4, whole genome shotgun sequence encodes:
- the PNPLA6 gene encoding patatin-like phospholipase domain-containing protein 6, producing MGQSESEPQEEAEDASLTSVLPKLFAEEQLPTGAVLGAMLGLGLFAVIVAVAIVVLVRRLRLKKIPTQGAPKYRFRKRDKMLFYGRKIMRKVSQSTSSLVDTTISSASRPRMKKKLKMLNIAKKFLRIQKELPTLQLKEPPPSVLEADLTEFDVANSHLPSEVLYMLKNVRVLGHFEKPLFLELCKHMVFQQCQQGDYVFRPGQPDTSIYVLQDGKLELFLTEPDGKETVMKEVFPGDSVHSLLSILDVITGHQRPYRTVCARAAEDSTVLRLPVEAFSAVFEKYPESLVRVVQIIMVRLQRVTFLALHNYLGLTNELFSHDMQPLRLFPQPGHAARTSPVRHGKRGLSSADDGREPADPLKAGGLETAAPPPPLSRCISMPVDISGIQKGPRSDFDMAYERGRISVSLQEDSTGALAAFSRSVSHEPKERKSVTVEEQPSGVYHYNYCEDDSATGDCPFGPYQGRQTSAIFEAAKRELVKLMKVEDPSLLNNRVLLHHAKAGTVIARQGDQDVSLHFVLWGCLHVYQRMIDKAEDVCLFLTQPGEMVGQLAVLTGEPLIFTIKANRDCTFLKISKSDFYEIMREQPSVVLSVAHTVAARMSPFVRQMDFAIDWMAVEAGRALYRQGDKSDCTYIALNGRLRSVIQKGSGKKELIGEYGRGDLIGVVEALTRQPRATTVHAVRDTELAKLPEGTLNNIKRRYPQVVTRLIHLLSQKILGNLQQLRGPFASSGLGMASSSEPTNPTSNLSTVAVLPVCDDVPTAAFTLELKHALNAIGPTLLLTSDIIRARLGSSALDSIQEYRLSGWLAQQEDIHRIVLYQTDCTLTPWTVRCIRQADCILIVGLGDQEPALGELEQMLENTAVRALKQLVLLHREDGPSPSRTVEWLNMRSWCSGHLHIKCPRRVFSRRSPTKLREMYEKVFEKSADRHSDFSRLARVLTGNTIALVLGGGGARGCSHIGVIKAMEESGIPIDMVGGTSIGAFIGALYAEERSAVRTKQRAREWAKCMNSVFETVLDLTYPITSMFSGSAFNASINKVFQDKQIEDLWLPYFNVTTDITASAMRVHTDGSLWRYVRASMTLSGYLPPLCDPKDGNLLMDGGYINNLPADIARNMGAKTVIAIDVGSQDETDLCNYGDSLSGWWLLWKRLNPWAEKVKVPDMAEIQSRLAYVSCVRQLEVVKSSSYCEYIRPPIDRFKTMDFGKFDEIYDVGYQHGKVVFDGWSRGDIIEKMVKDRRSADFYESKRMDVLTCPSAGFTDLAEIVSRIEPAKPYLSDGYADEESDYLTEYEDEGMEPVRGEEDAFAPSEWASTGALEAVSVPGRGRPPKWGGPGADPAPGHGDPPKWTRVTAWSPWVLRCVPVPVSPCPVSPQEEEKSLRHRPSPAQDPSAPRT from the exons ATGGGGCAGAGCGAGTCGGAGCCGCAGGAGGAGGCGGAG GATGCGTCCCTGACCTCCGTGCTGCCCAAGCTCTTCGCCGAGGAGCAGCTCCCCACCGGCGCG GTGCTGGGAGCGATGCTCGGCCTCGGCCTCTTCGCCGTCATCGTCGCCGTTGCCATCGTGGTCCTGGTCCGCCGGCTGCGCCTTAAGA AAATACCCACGCAGGGAGCGCCGAAATATCGCTTCCGAAAGCGGGACAAGATGCTTTTTTACGGCCGCAAGATCATGCGCAAG GTCTCCCAGTCCACCTCCTCCTTGGTGGACACCACCATTTCCAGCGCCTCGCGGCCCCGGATGAAGAAGAAGCTCAAGATGCTCAACATCGCCAAAAA GTTCCTGCGCATCCAGAAGGAGCTGCCCACGCTGCAGCTGAAGGAGCCTCCCCCCTCGGTGCTGGAAGCTGACTTGACCGAATTCGACGTGGCCAATTCCCATCTTCCTTCCGAGGTTCTCTACATGCTCAAAAATGTCCG GGTCCTGGGCCACTTTGAGAAGCCGTTGTTCCTGGAGCTTTGCAAGCACATGGTTTTCCAGCAGTGTCAACAAGGTGATTACGTTTTCCGTCCCGGACAGCCCGACACCAGCATCTACGTGCTGCAGGACGGCAAGTTGGAGCTCTTCCTCACCGAACCG GATGGGAAGGAGACGGTGATGAAGGAGGTGTTCCCCGGCGACAGCGTGCACAGTCTGCTGAGCATCCTTGATGTCATCACG GGCCACCAGCGACCATACCGGACTGTGTGTGCCCGGGCGGCAGAGGACTCCACCGTGCTACGGCTGCCGGTTGAAGCCTTCTCTGCCGTCTTCGAGAAGTACCCGGAGAGCTTGGTGCGGGTGGTGCAG ATCATCATGGTGCGCCTGCAGCGTGTCACCTTCTTGGCTTTACACAACTACCTTGGGTTGACGAACGAGCTCTTCAGCCAT GACATGCAACCGCTACGGCTCTTCCCCCAACCCGGCCACGCCGCCCGCACCAGCCCCGTCCGCCACGGCAAGCGGGGGCTTAGCAGTGCCGATGATGGCAGGGAACCGG CCGACCCGCTGAAAGCCGGAGGCCTGGAgaccgccgcgccgccgccgccgttgAGCCGTTGCATCTCCATGCCGGTGGATATCTCCG GCATCCAGAAAGGTCCCCGCTCCGACTTCGACATGGCCTACGAGCGCGGCCGCATCTCGGTGTcgctgcaggaggacagcacCGGCGCCTTGGCCGCCTTCTCCAGG TCCGTCTCGCACGAGCCTAAGGAACGCAAGTCGGTGACGGTGGAGGAGCAACCGTCTGGTGTCTACCACTACAACTACTGCGAGGACGATTCGGCAACCGGGGACTGTCCCTTCGGGCCTTACCAGGGCCGCCAGACGAGTGCCATCTTTGAGGCTGCCAAGCGGGAGCTGGTCAAGCTCATGAAGGTGGAG GACCCTTCCCTCCTCAACAACCGTGTCTTGCTCCACCACGCCAAAGCTGGGACAGTCATTGCCCGTCAAGGGGACCAG GACGTGAGCCTCCATTTCGTGCTGTGGGGCTGCCTGCACGTGTACCAGCGGATGATCGACAAGGCGGAGGACGTCTGCCTGTTCTTGACGCAGCCCGGCGAGATGGTGGGGCAGCTGGCCGTGCTCACCGGCGAGCCCCTCATCTTCACCATCAAGGCCAACCGTGACTGCACGTTCCTCAAGATCTCCAAGTCGGACTTCTACGA GATCATGCGGGAGCAGCCCAGCGTGGTGCTGAGCGTCGCCCACACCGTGGCCGCCCGCATGTCACCCTTCGTGCGCCAGATGGACTTCGCCATTGACTGGATGGCGGTGGAGGCCGGCCGGGCGCTCTACAG GCAGGGTGACAAGTCGGACTGCACCTACATCGCGCTCAACGGGCGCCTCCGCTCCGTCATCCAGAAGGGCAGCGGCAAGAAAGAGCTCATCGGGGAGTACGGCCGCGGAGACCTCATCGGCGTG GTGGAAGCCCTCACCCGGCAGCCCCGTGCCACCACGGTCCATGCGGTCCGGGACACGGAGCTGGCCAAGCTGCCTGAAGGCACCTTGAACAACATCAAGCGCAGATACCCCCAG GTTGTCACCCGCCTCATCCACCTCCTGAGCCAGAAGATCTTGGGAAACCTTCAGCAGCTCCGTGGGCCCTTTGCAA GCTCCGGCTTGGGCATGGCTTCCAGCTCAGAGCCCACCAACCCCACCAGCAACTTGTCAACGGTGGCGGTGCTGCCTGTGTGCGACGACGTGCCCACGGCTGCCTTCACGCTGGAACTCAAGCACGCGCTCAACGCCATCG GTCCCACGCTGCTCCTCACCAGCGACATTATCCGTGCCCGTCTCGGCTCCTCAGCGCTGGACAG CATCCAGGAGTACCGCCTGTCGGGCTGGCTGGCACAGCAGGAGGACATCCACCGCATCGTCCTGTACCAAACCGACTGTACCCTGACCCCGTGGACCGTGCGCTGCATCCGTCAAGCCGACTGCATCCTCATCGTAGGGTTGGGCGACCAAGAGCCGGCGCTGGGAGAG CTGGAGCAGATGCTGGAGAACACGGCGGTGCGCGCGCTGAAGCAGTTGGTCCTCCTACACCGCGAAGATGGTCCCAGCCCTTCCCGCACCGTTGAATGGCTCAACATGCGCAGCTGGTGCTCGGGCCACCTCCACATCAAGTGTCCCCGGCGCGTCTTCTCCCGCCGTAGCCCCACCAAGCTG CGGGAGATGTACGAGAAGGTGTTTGAGAAGAGCGCCGACCGGCACAGCGACTTCTCCCGGTTGGCACGGGTCCTCACCGGCAACACCATCGCCCTCGTCCTGGGGGGCGGCGGAGCCAG GGGTTGCTCCCACATCGGGGTGATCAAGGCGATGGAGGAGTCGGGGATCCCCATCGACATGGTGGGCGGCACCTCCATCGGCGCCTTCATCGGGGCGCTCTACGCCGAGGAGCGCAGCGCTGTCCGCACCAAGCAGCGGGCGCGCGAGTGGGCcaag TGCATGAATTCGGTGTTTGAGACCGTCCTGGACCTCACCTACCCCATCACCTCCATGTTTTCGGGCTCAGCCTTCAACGCCAGCATCAACAAGGTTTTCCAGGACAAGCAGATCGAG GACCTGTGGCTGCCCTACTTCAACGTCACGACTGACATCACGGCCTCGGCCATGCGGGTGCACACGGACG GCTCGCTCTGGCGGTACGTGCGAGCCAGCATGACCCTTTCTGGGTACCTACCGCCACTCTGCGACCCCAAGGACGGCAACTTACTGATGGACGGTGGTTACATCAACAACCTGCCAG CCGACATCGCCCGCAACATGGGTGCCAAGACGGTGATCGCCATCGACGTGGGCAGCCAGGATGAGACGGACCTGTGCAACTATGGGGACAGCCTGTCTGGCTGGTGGCTTCTCTGGAAACGTCTCAACCCCTGGGCTGAAAAAGTGAAG GTGCCCGACATGGCGGAGATCCAGTCCCGCCTGGCCTACGTGTCGTGTGTGCGGCAGCTGGAGGTGGTGAAGTCCAGCTCGTACTGCGAGTACATCCGCCCCCCCATCGACCGCTTCAAGACCATGGATTTTGGCAAGTTCGACGAGATCTAT GATGTGGGCTACCAGCACGGCAAGGTGGTCTTTGATGGTTGGAGCCGGGGCGACATCATCGAGAAGATGGTGAAGGACCGGCGCTCGGCCGACTTCTACGAGAGCAAACGCATGGAC GTGCTCACGTGTCCCAGCGCCGGCTTCACCGACTTGGCCGAAATCGTGTCCCGCATCGAGCCCGCCAAGCCCTACTTGTCCGACGGATACGCCGACG AAGAGTCCGACTACCTCACCGAGTACGAGGACGAGGGGATGGAGCCAGTGCGGGGCGAGGAGGACGCGTTCGCCCCTTCCGAGTGGGCCAGCACCGGCGCTTTGGAGGCTGTGAGTGTCCCTGGCCGTGGACGCCCTCCAAAATGGGGTGGCC ctggggcagATCCTGCTCCTGGCCATGGAGACCCCCCTAAATGGACTCGGGTGACAGCCTGGAGCCCGTGGGTGCTGCGCTGTGTCCCCGTCCCGGTGTCCCCATGTCCCGTCTCTccccaggaggaggagaagagccTGCGGCACCGCCCGAGCCCGGCCCAGGACCCCTCCGCACCCCGCACCTGA